A single window of Bombyx mori chromosome 9, ASM3026992v2 DNA harbors:
- the LOC105842328 gene encoding alkylglycerol monooxygenase, with protein sequence METLCRNSTHSSEVSKGLGRMFYLVNPQDSVFETQKEVPNFYVQSWPYFFTFLILEHIILKLQGKKGIRLNDGITSISNGLLLETGRLLWRGGEAYLYTWIYTNWRLLELPWDSTVTWLLAAVGVDFFYYWMHRACHEVHVLWAHHQVHHTSEDFNMGVGIRQSVLQGWCGFIFYLPLALAIPPAQFLVHHQFSYLYMFWIHTETIKSLGPLEYILNTPSHHRIHHGSNPYCIDVNYGGVLILWDKLFGTFRAEREEDRIVYGLIYQQPSFNPLHLQTYYTRYVMQKYKSFDSWKHKLQAVLDRPSWKPGNTIRFRDMEEDPAIHAQVKYNVILPKWCTAYLLTHYGLILYGFHQLFLYNSELPTTTVAILVLYIFASLIIFGMILDASPKAPFYEALRCLSLVLVVKLVVPLSSSLELLYVLSGVFWLSYVGAYSEIKGLKLD encoded by the exons ATGGAAACGTTGTGTAGGAACTCGACACACAGTTCGGAAGTGTCCAAGGGCCTCGGCCGTATGTTCTACCTCGTTAACCCTCAAGATTCCGTTTTTGAGACGCAAAAGGAAGTGCCaaatttttatgttcaa tCATGGCCATATTTCTTCACATTCCTGATACTAGAGCATATCATCTTGAAACTGCAAGGAAAGAAGGGAATTCGGTTGAACGATGGAATAACAAGTATATCAAACGGTTTATTACTTGAAACTGGAAG acTATTATGGCGTGGTGGAGAAGCTTACTTATATACCTGGATATATACTAACTGGCGGCTATTAGAGTTGCCATGGGACAGTACGGTCACATGGCTCCTGGCGGCAGTAGGAGTCGACTTCTTCTACTACTGGATGCATAGAGCTTGTCATG AGGTCCACGTACTTTGGGCACATCATCAAGTGCACCACACTTCTGAAGACTTCAACATGGGCGTCGGCATTCGGCAGTCTGTTCTTCAAGGCTGGTGTGGATTT ATATTCTACCTCCCGTTGGCTCTGGCGATTCCTCCGGCGCAGTTTTTGGTCCACCACCAGTTCAGCTACCTCTACATGTTCTGGATTCACACGGAGACCATCAAAAGCCTCGGCCCTCTAGAGTACATCCTGAACACTCCCAGTCACCATAGGATTCATCACG GGAGCAACCCGTACTGCATTGACGTGAACTACGGCGGAGTCCTCATCCTCTGGGATAAGCTATTCGGCACATTCAGGGCAGAGCGGGAGGAGGACCGCATTGTCTATGGCCTCATCTACCAACAGCCTTCCTTCAACCCTCTGCATTTGCAG ACCTACTACACGCGGTACGTGATGCAAAAATATAAAAGCTTCGACAGCTGGAAGCACAAACTTCAAGCTGTACTCGACAGGCCTAGTTGGAAACCGGGCAACACCATCAGATTCCGGGATATGGAGGAAGAT CCGGCCATACACGCACAAGTCAAGTACAATGTGATCCTTCCGAAGTGGTGCACCGCTTACCTGCTCACTCACTACGGGCTGATACTGTATGGATTCCATCAGCTCTTCTTGTACAACTCT GAATTGCCGACAACAACAGTGGCCATTCTAGTATTATACATATTTGCCTCGCTCATTATATTCGGGATGATTTTAGACGCTTCGCCAAAAGCTCCGTTCTACGAAGCTTTGCGGTGTCTCAGCTTAGTACTAGTTGTGAAGCTGGTGGTTCCTTTGTCGTCGTCTCTAGAACTGCTGTATGTGCTTTCGGGAGTTTTCTGGTTATCGTACGTTGGAGCTTATAGCGAGATAAAGGGCTTAAAGCTCGATTAA